From Armatimonadota bacterium, a single genomic window includes:
- a CDS encoding DUF4321 domain-containing protein, translating to MRSGRRARNPWWVLAIVVSLGAVLGIVIGEALVGYPVLAFLSRDVHVGIDPPFVVDLKFLTVTLGFTFRLNLAVPIGVVVAAWIFRLLR from the coding sequence ATGCGGTCAGGCAGGCGGGCCCGCAACCCGTGGTGGGTGCTGGCGATTGTGGTCAGCCTGGGCGCGGTCCTCGGCATCGTCATCGGGGAGGCGCTCGTCGGCTACCCGGTCCTGGCCTTCCTGTCCCGCGACGTGCACGTGGGGATCGACCCGCCCTTCGTCGTGGACCTCAAGTTCCTCACGGTCACGCTGGGGTTCACCTTCCGTCTGAACCTGGCCGTCCCGATCGGCGTCGTGGTCGCGGCCTGGATCTTCCGCCTCCTGCGGTAG
- the radC gene encoding DNA repair protein RadC has product MSLKRLPAELRPRERLRSQGAGALSTAELLAVVIGTGTRTTSALEVGMRLLRHFGSLAEVMRAPLAELVTIPGMGEVRALQVAAALELGRRLLEPAPLRRVIRSAADAAAVCSSMRRLDREHFRVILLNTRHEILDIVDVSVGGLASAPVHPREVFKEAIRRSAAAVILVHNHPSGHPEPSGDDLVITEQLRAAGRLVGIEVLDHLIIGERTFTSLREQRQGF; this is encoded by the coding sequence GTGAGCCTGAAGCGCCTGCCCGCCGAACTGCGTCCCCGCGAACGGCTGCGGAGCCAGGGGGCGGGGGCGCTCTCCACCGCCGAGTTGCTCGCCGTCGTCATCGGGACGGGCACCCGCACCACCTCCGCCCTCGAGGTCGGGATGCGGCTGCTGCGGCACTTCGGATCGCTGGCCGAGGTGATGCGTGCGCCGCTGGCCGAGCTGGTCACCATCCCCGGGATGGGCGAGGTCCGCGCCCTTCAGGTCGCGGCCGCCCTCGAACTCGGCCGGCGGCTGCTGGAACCCGCGCCCCTGCGTCGCGTGATCCGGTCCGCCGCCGACGCCGCGGCGGTGTGCTCGTCCATGCGCCGGCTGGATCGCGAGCACTTCCGGGTGATCCTGCTCAACACGCGACACGAGATCCTGGACATCGTCGACGTGTCCGTGGGCGGTCTGGCCTCCGCACCGGTCCATCCCCGGGAAGTGTTCAAGGAGGCCATCCGTCGCAGCGCCGCGGCGGTCATCCTGGTCCACAACCACCCGTCCGGCCACCCTGAGCCGAGCGGCGACGACCTGGTCATCACCGAGCAGTTGCGCGCCGCGGGCCGTCTGGTGGGGATCGAGGTTCTGGACCACCTGATCATCGGGGAGAGGACGTTTACCAGCCTTCGCGAACAACGGCAGGGATTCTAG
- a CDS encoding rod shape-determining protein, with product MVLDGLFGRLSRDMGVDLGTANTLIYVRREGIVLREPSVVAKRADDGQILAVGDEAKRMIGRTPGEIIATRPLRDGVIADFDTTAAMLQYFIRKGLKGRTFLRPRVIVGIPSGVTGVERRAVIDATEQAGAREAYLIEEPMAAAIGAGLPVSEPVGSMVVDIGGGTTEVAVIALGGIVTSKSIRVGGDEMDEAIIQYCRRAYNLLIGERTAEEIKIQIGSAYPMKDEQTIDVRGRDLVSGLPRTVRMTSSEAREALAEPVAQIVEAVKQTLERTPPELAADIVDRGIIMAGGGSLLRGIDRLLAEETGMPVTITDDPLSAVAIGTGRALEEIEMLKRILITSRRL from the coding sequence ATGGTGCTCGACGGTTTGTTCGGTCGGCTGAGTCGGGACATGGGGGTGGATCTCGGGACGGCGAACACCCTGATCTACGTCCGACGGGAGGGGATCGTTCTTCGGGAGCCGTCCGTCGTGGCCAAACGCGCCGACGACGGACAGATCCTGGCCGTTGGCGACGAAGCCAAGCGGATGATCGGGCGGACGCCCGGTGAGATCATCGCCACCCGCCCGCTGCGCGACGGCGTGATCGCCGATTTCGACACCACGGCGGCGATGCTGCAGTACTTCATCCGCAAGGGGCTCAAGGGGCGAACCTTTCTCCGTCCCCGCGTCATCGTCGGCATCCCCTCGGGCGTCACGGGCGTGGAACGCCGCGCGGTGATCGACGCCACAGAGCAGGCCGGGGCGCGCGAAGCGTACCTGATCGAGGAGCCGATGGCCGCCGCGATCGGGGCCGGCCTGCCGGTGAGCGAACCGGTCGGGAGCATGGTCGTGGACATCGGGGGCGGGACTACCGAGGTGGCCGTGATTGCCCTCGGGGGCATCGTGACCAGCAAGTCCATCCGGGTGGGCGGCGACGAGATGGACGAGGCCATCATCCAGTACTGCCGCCGCGCCTACAACCTGCTGATCGGCGAGCGCACCGCCGAGGAGATCAAGATCCAGATCGGGTCGGCGTATCCCATGAAGGACGAACAGACGATCGACGTCCGCGGGCGCGACCTGGTGAGCGGATTGCCCCGGACGGTGCGCATGACGAGTTCGGAGGCGCGCGAGGCCCTGGCCGAGCCCGTGGCGCAGATCGTCGAAGCGGTGAAGCAGACGCTGGAGCGGACGCCGCCGGAGCTGGCCGCCGACATCGTGGACCGCGGGATCATCATGGCCGGGGGCGGCTCGCTGCTGCGCGGCATCGACCGGCTGCTGGCGGAGGAGACCGGCATGCCCGTCACCATCACCGACGATCCCCTGTCCGCGGTGGCCATCGGCACCGGTCGGGCGCTGGAAGAGATCGAGATGCTGAAGCGGATTCTCATCACCTCCCGGAGGCTGTAG
- the mreC gene encoding rod shape-determining protein MreC, with protein MTELLLARRRGAIFLVLLLLMLVLLSSQSRTADRRDAGAVGRAVLTLLWPVQSGMVRLADGAAGLWGRFTEIGRLRRENLRLRAEVEALRREVARLREASAEAERLERLLAFRARVGYRSVAARVVGRDAARWFSTLVVDRGSRDGIRPGTPAVTPTGVVGRVIEVTPFASRVLLIADSRSAVGVFVQRTRDAAVVEGRNTERLHLKYLSTAAQVRAGDLLVTSGLGGVFPPGLVVGRIATVEREEGALLQEAEVEPAARLDRLEELLLLLPQE; from the coding sequence GTGACCGAACTGCTCCTGGCCCGGCGGCGGGGCGCCATCTTCCTGGTCCTGCTGCTGCTCATGCTTGTCCTGCTGAGCAGCCAGAGCCGCACCGCGGATCGGCGCGACGCAGGGGCGGTGGGCCGGGCGGTCCTCACGCTGCTGTGGCCGGTGCAGTCCGGGATGGTCCGCCTGGCCGACGGTGCGGCGGGCCTGTGGGGGCGGTTCACGGAGATCGGCCGCCTGCGCCGGGAGAACCTACGGTTGCGCGCGGAAGTGGAGGCCCTCCGCCGCGAGGTGGCCCGGTTGCGCGAGGCCTCCGCCGAGGCGGAACGGCTGGAGCGCCTCCTCGCCTTTCGCGCCCGGGTCGGCTATCGGAGCGTGGCCGCCCGGGTCGTGGGGCGCGACGCCGCCCGCTGGTTCAGCACCCTCGTCGTCGATCGGGGGAGCCGGGACGGGATCCGGCCCGGCACGCCGGCGGTGACCCCCACCGGGGTGGTTGGACGCGTCATCGAGGTCACGCCCTTCGCCTCGCGTGTCCTGCTCATCGCCGACTCACGCAGCGCCGTGGGGGTGTTCGTCCAGCGCACCCGCGACGCGGCGGTGGTGGAAGGGCGCAACACGGAGCGCCTGCACCTGAAGTATCTGTCGACGGCAGCGCAGGTTCGGGCCGGGGACCTGCTCGTGACCTCGGGGCTGGGCGGGGTGTTCCCCCCGGGCCTGGTGGTGGGGCGAATCGCCACGGTGGAGAGAGAGGAGGGAGCGTTGCTGCAGGAAGCCGAGGTGGAACCGGCGGCGCGGCTGGATCGGCTGGAGGAACTGCTGCTCCTCCTGCCGCAAGAGTGA
- the mreD gene encoding rod shape-determining protein MreD: MRLLAYGGLLVASALVHVAWLSRLEISGAILDPLLPIAVAVGILRGASSGAVVGTAGGLLQDLLSGGPLGVNGFAKLVVGFASGLFERSIYIENPLLPAVATFAGTLLGEVLLAVVGQVTGFGREPLSGVLGRAGVQAALNSAVAPFLFRVVRRIEVRLEEPR, encoded by the coding sequence GTGAGACTGCTGGCCTACGGTGGGTTGCTGGTCGCATCAGCCCTGGTGCACGTTGCCTGGCTGTCTCGTCTGGAGATTTCGGGGGCGATCCTTGATCCGTTGCTGCCGATCGCGGTGGCGGTCGGCATTCTGCGGGGCGCGTCGTCCGGCGCGGTGGTCGGAACGGCCGGAGGCCTCCTGCAGGACCTGCTGAGCGGGGGGCCGCTCGGCGTCAACGGCTTCGCCAAACTCGTGGTGGGATTCGCCTCGGGGCTGTTCGAGCGGAGCATCTACATCGAGAACCCGCTGCTGCCCGCCGTCGCCACCTTCGCCGGGACGCTGCTGGGCGAGGTCCTGCTGGCCGTCGTCGGTCAGGTGACCGGCTTCGGCCGTGAACCCCTGTCGGGCGTCCTGGGCCGCGCCGGGGTGCAGGCGGCACTGAACAGTGCCGTGGCTCCCTTCCTGTTCCGAGTCGTCAGGAGGATCGAGGTCCGGCTGGAGGAGCCGCGGTAA
- the mrdA gene encoding penicillin-binding protein 2 has product MRTDYVPPFRRLRVLNTIIVALFGLLVARLWQLQVWHGAHYLRQSEENRIRDYILTAPRGVIYDRHGRPLVSNRPAFTVAILPLELKDAARVLPRLAQLVGMPAEEIRRRIDAHRERPFEPVRIRRDVGAAVVARIEEHRMELPGVVILVEPVRHYLYGPMAAHVFGYLGEINEEELRERRDRGYRPGDLVGKAGVERVYESVLRGVDGRLRMEVDALGRPLRVLQRIPAVPGRPIVLTLDLTLQKAAFQGLRDGPQPSGAVVAMDPRSGEILALESQPAYDPNEFAIGITSERWQALTGNPLRPLLNRALGAAFEPGSVFKIVTAVAALEEGLVGPTTTFYAPGYYRLGRWVFRDLRAWGTVTFLQGIQNSINVVFYTLGYRLGGETLAAYAHKMGLGAVTGIDLTGEVSGTIPSPATKQHLVGEPWYPGDAVNMSIGQGAVTVTPLQVARMIASVANGGTLLQPHVLLQAQAGGRTVRSQPVVQRRGLYDARALAVLRAGLRAAVERGTGRATNLAQVAVAGKTGSAENPRGKPHAWFAGYAPADAPRLVVVAFVEHGFRGGMTATPIVRRVMEAAFPEAPAVGPEDGR; this is encoded by the coding sequence ATGCGTACCGACTATGTGCCGCCCTTTCGGCGGCTTCGCGTCCTCAACACGATCATCGTCGCCCTGTTCGGGCTGCTGGTGGCGCGCCTGTGGCAGCTCCAGGTCTGGCACGGCGCGCACTACCTGCGGCAGTCGGAAGAGAACCGCATCCGCGACTACATCCTGACCGCGCCCCGGGGGGTGATATACGACCGGCACGGTCGGCCGCTGGTCAGCAACCGTCCGGCCTTCACCGTGGCCATCCTGCCCCTCGAACTCAAGGACGCTGCCCGCGTCCTCCCGCGGCTGGCCCAGCTGGTGGGCATGCCGGCGGAGGAGATTCGACGGCGGATCGACGCCCACCGCGAGCGCCCCTTCGAGCCGGTGCGGATCCGGCGGGATGTCGGGGCCGCGGTCGTGGCCCGGATCGAGGAACACCGGATGGAGCTGCCCGGCGTGGTCATCCTGGTGGAGCCGGTGCGGCACTACCTCTACGGGCCGATGGCCGCGCACGTCTTCGGCTACCTCGGAGAGATCAATGAAGAGGAGCTGCGAGAGCGTCGCGACCGCGGCTACCGCCCCGGAGACCTCGTCGGCAAAGCCGGCGTGGAGCGGGTGTATGAATCGGTGCTGCGCGGGGTGGACGGACGGCTGCGCATGGAGGTGGACGCCCTCGGCCGTCCGCTGCGCGTCCTCCAGCGCATCCCGGCCGTCCCCGGGCGGCCCATCGTGCTGACGTTGGATCTCACCCTGCAGAAGGCCGCCTTCCAGGGGCTGCGGGACGGGCCGCAGCCCTCGGGCGCAGTGGTGGCGATGGACCCCCGCTCCGGGGAGATCCTGGCCCTGGAGAGCCAGCCGGCCTACGATCCCAACGAGTTCGCCATCGGGATCACATCGGAGCGCTGGCAGGCGCTCACCGGAAATCCCCTGCGGCCGCTGCTGAATCGGGCCCTGGGGGCGGCGTTCGAGCCCGGCTCGGTCTTCAAGATCGTCACCGCCGTGGCCGCCCTGGAAGAGGGGCTCGTCGGCCCGACCACCACATTCTACGCGCCCGGATATTACCGTCTGGGCCGCTGGGTCTTCCGCGACCTGCGGGCCTGGGGGACGGTGACCTTTCTCCAGGGGATCCAGAACTCGATCAACGTGGTGTTCTACACCCTGGGGTACCGGCTGGGGGGCGAGACCCTCGCCGCGTACGCGCATAAGATGGGGCTCGGCGCGGTGACCGGCATCGACCTTACCGGGGAGGTCTCGGGCACGATCCCCAGCCCCGCGACCAAGCAACACCTCGTCGGGGAGCCGTGGTATCCGGGAGATGCCGTGAATATGTCCATCGGTCAGGGCGCGGTCACGGTGACGCCCCTGCAGGTGGCGCGCATGATCGCCTCGGTGGCCAACGGCGGGACGCTCCTGCAACCCCACGTCCTGCTCCAGGCTCAGGCCGGCGGTCGGACCGTCCGGTCCCAGCCGGTGGTCCAGCGCCGCGGACTCTACGACGCCCGGGCTCTCGCCGTCCTGCGGGCGGGGCTGCGGGCGGCGGTGGAGCGGGGCACGGGACGGGCGACGAACCTGGCGCAGGTCGCCGTGGCGGGGAAGACCGGCAGCGCGGAGAACCCCCGGGGGAAACCCCATGCCTGGTTCGCCGGATACGCGCCGGCGGACGCCCCCCGCCTCGTCGTGGTGGCGTTCGTCGAGCACGGCTTTCGCGGGGGGATGACCGCCACGCCCATCGTCCGCCGCGTGATGGAGGCCGCCTTCCCCGAGGCCCCGGCGGTGGGACCGGAGGACGGCCGGTGA
- the rodA gene encoding rod shape-determining protein RodA — MKPRVLRYVDWALVASTLALILGGAVILFSATRTFPDPWAFVKARAVHVVLGGVILVLVAAVDYQVLARWWRPLWLGTVILLAAVDIVGRTAQGAQRWLPLGPLSFQPSEVAKVLLIITLAKHLDGHGEPTSLRQVFPVLLHAAVPIVLIVQQPDMGTALVLLAILLAMLFAAGTPVRLLGGLAAAGALAAPVLWRMLHDYQRRRLIVFLDPGSDPLGAGYALIQSKIAVGSGQLLGKGFLQGTQNLLRFIPEQHTDFIFTVIGEELGFLGALTLLALFGFWVWRAAAVARVAKDRLGMLMAVGVLAMIAFHLFINVGMTVGLAPITGIPLPFVSHGGSALIAMLAATGLLLNVGMRRKKILF; from the coding sequence GTGAAGCCGCGGGTGCTGCGCTATGTGGACTGGGCCCTCGTGGCCTCGACGCTGGCCCTGATCCTGGGCGGCGCGGTCATCCTCTTCTCCGCGACCAGAACCTTCCCCGACCCGTGGGCCTTCGTCAAGGCCAGGGCCGTGCACGTCGTCCTGGGCGGCGTCATCCTTGTGCTCGTCGCCGCCGTGGACTACCAGGTCCTGGCGCGCTGGTGGCGGCCGCTGTGGCTGGGGACCGTCATCCTCCTCGCCGCGGTGGACATCGTCGGTCGCACGGCGCAGGGCGCCCAGCGCTGGCTCCCGCTGGGCCCGCTGAGCTTCCAGCCCTCCGAGGTGGCCAAGGTCCTTCTCATCATCACCCTGGCCAAGCACCTGGACGGCCACGGGGAGCCGACTTCGCTGCGTCAGGTCTTTCCGGTGCTGCTGCATGCCGCGGTGCCCATCGTCCTGATCGTGCAGCAGCCGGACATGGGGACGGCGCTGGTGCTGCTGGCCATCCTGCTGGCGATGCTGTTCGCCGCCGGGACACCCGTGCGCCTGTTGGGCGGGCTGGCCGCGGCCGGGGCGCTGGCCGCACCGGTCCTGTGGCGTATGCTCCACGACTACCAGCGGCGGCGGCTCATCGTGTTCCTCGATCCGGGGAGCGACCCCTTGGGCGCGGGCTATGCCCTGATCCAGTCCAAGATCGCCGTAGGGTCGGGCCAGCTGCTGGGGAAGGGCTTCCTGCAGGGCACCCAGAACCTGCTCCGCTTCATCCCGGAGCAGCACACGGACTTCATCTTCACCGTGATCGGGGAGGAGCTGGGCTTCCTCGGGGCCCTGACCCTGCTGGCGCTGTTCGGTTTCTGGGTGTGGCGGGCCGCCGCCGTGGCCCGGGTCGCCAAGGACCGGCTGGGGATGCTCATGGCCGTCGGCGTGCTGGCCATGATCGCCTTCCACCTGTTCATCAACGTGGGGATGACGGTGGGCCTGGCGCCCATCACGGGGATCCCGTTGCCCTTCGTCAGCCACGGCGGCAGCGCGTTGATCGCGATGCTGGCCGCCACAGGGTTGCTGTTGAACGTTGGCATGCGCCGGAAGAAGATCTTGTTCTGA
- a CDS encoding Rne/Rng family ribonuclease, with product MRVVRSGVAMTKEIIANIDPLETRVAVREEGQLVNLYIERGEPLAGNIYKGRVANVLPGMEAAFVDIGLERNAFLHVGDIRSQRLAGEEVEESFGKGAIAQRLRVGQEILVQVTKEPMGTKGARVTTYIALPAYHLVLMPTVNYVGVSRRIEDEQERKRLRQLADRLRPKGIGVIVRTAAAGAKEQALADDLKYLLQLWNRVEERSKNSRAPALVYQDLHLIRRVVRDLFTAEVDRFLIDAKDEFQRVQDLLSSFAPELKPRVHLYQGETPVFEHTGVERELEKALHRKVWLRSGGYIVVDRTEALTIIDVNTGKYVGKTDLASTILRTNLEAVDEIVRQIRLRDIGGIILVDFIDMESEAHRKKVMAALQEAVRRDRSKVHVIDLTALGLVEITRKRVYQDLEEVMREPCPYCEGRGRVFTAETMALRIRRDLRRFLRSAKGGALLVEVHPDVYRLLTAGGEGWVRPLEDQTGKRLRLRSREGMHVERVRLVEAGSVEGLEEAARSGQEQIFWIAHEPADAVRFAEPDEEQEVALVGAGRRDGLLVRLRRLLGGS from the coding sequence GTGAGGGTGGTGCGTTCGGGAGTGGCCATGACCAAAGAGATCATCGCCAACATCGATCCCCTCGAGACCCGTGTCGCCGTGCGGGAGGAGGGGCAGCTGGTCAACCTGTATATCGAGCGCGGCGAGCCGCTGGCGGGAAACATCTACAAGGGCCGGGTGGCCAACGTGCTGCCGGGGATGGAGGCGGCCTTCGTGGACATCGGGCTGGAGCGCAACGCCTTTCTCCACGTCGGAGACATTCGCTCCCAGCGGCTGGCCGGCGAGGAGGTGGAAGAGTCCTTCGGCAAAGGGGCGATCGCCCAGCGGCTGCGTGTCGGTCAGGAGATCCTGGTCCAGGTGACCAAGGAGCCGATGGGGACCAAGGGCGCGCGGGTCACCACCTACATCGCGCTCCCCGCCTACCATCTCGTGCTCATGCCCACCGTGAACTACGTGGGGGTGAGCCGGCGGATCGAGGACGAGCAGGAGCGCAAGCGGCTGCGCCAGCTCGCCGACCGGCTGCGGCCCAAGGGCATCGGGGTCATCGTGCGCACCGCGGCGGCGGGAGCCAAGGAGCAGGCCCTGGCCGACGACCTCAAGTACCTGTTGCAACTGTGGAACCGCGTCGAAGAGCGCTCCAAGAACAGCCGGGCGCCGGCCCTGGTGTACCAGGACCTGCACCTGATTCGCCGGGTGGTGCGTGACCTGTTCACGGCCGAGGTCGACCGGTTCCTCATCGATGCCAAGGACGAGTTTCAGCGCGTGCAGGACCTGCTGAGTTCCTTTGCCCCCGAGCTGAAGCCCCGCGTCCATCTCTACCAGGGAGAGACCCCGGTGTTCGAGCACACCGGCGTGGAGCGCGAGCTGGAGAAGGCGCTGCACCGAAAGGTCTGGCTGCGCTCCGGCGGCTACATCGTCGTGGACCGCACCGAGGCGCTGACCATTATCGATGTCAACACCGGGAAGTACGTGGGCAAGACCGACCTGGCCAGCACGATCCTGCGCACCAACCTGGAGGCGGTGGACGAAATTGTGCGCCAGATCCGGTTGCGCGACATCGGCGGCATCATCCTCGTGGACTTCATCGACATGGAGAGCGAGGCGCACCGCAAGAAGGTGATGGCCGCCCTCCAGGAGGCCGTGCGGCGCGACCGCTCCAAGGTGCACGTCATCGACCTGACTGCGCTGGGGCTGGTGGAGATCACGCGCAAGCGCGTCTACCAGGATCTGGAAGAGGTGATGCGGGAGCCCTGTCCCTATTGCGAAGGCCGGGGACGGGTGTTCACTGCCGAGACGATGGCCCTGCGCATCCGCCGGGACCTGCGCCGGTTCCTGCGCAGCGCCAAGGGCGGCGCCCTGCTGGTCGAAGTGCATCCCGATGTCTACCGGCTTCTGACGGCCGGCGGCGAGGGGTGGGTCCGGCCGCTGGAGGACCAGACCGGCAAGCGCCTGCGTCTGCGCAGCCGTGAGGGGATGCATGTGGAGCGGGTACGGCTGGTCGAGGCGGGGTCGGTGGAGGGGCTGGAGGAGGCGGCCCGCAGCGGGCAGGAGCAGATCTTCTGGATCGCCCACGAACCGGCCGATGCCGTCCGGTTCGCCGAGCCGGACGAGGAGCAGGAGGTGGCCCTGGTCGGTGCCGGTCGGCGGGACGGCCTGCTGGTGCGGCTGCGCCGATTGCTCGGCGGAAGTTGA
- the rplU gene encoding 50S ribosomal protein L21, whose product MYAVIESGGKQYRVEKGALVQVERLDAAPGTQVTLDRVLLVADGPTVKVGAPVVPGAVVRATVLEHGRSKKILVLKYKAKAHYRRRQGHRQGYTRLRIDEITV is encoded by the coding sequence GTGTACGCCGTTATCGAGAGTGGGGGGAAGCAGTACCGCGTCGAGAAGGGCGCGCTGGTGCAGGTGGAGCGTCTCGACGCCGCGCCGGGGACGCAGGTGACGCTGGATCGCGTCCTGCTCGTCGCCGACGGCCCCACCGTGAAGGTGGGCGCTCCGGTGGTGCCCGGCGCCGTGGTCCGGGCCACCGTGCTCGAGCACGGTCGAAGCAAGAAGATCCTGGTCCTGAAGTACAAGGCCAAGGCCCACTATCGCCGGCGGCAGGGACACCGCCAGGGCTATACCCGTCTGCGGATCGACGAGATCACCGTCTGA
- the rpmA gene encoding 50S ribosomal protein L27, with product MAHKKGMGSSRNGRDSRSKRLGIKAFAGERVQPGSVLVRQRGTKVRPGLNVGIGRDHTLFALVAGTVAFERRGRDGRQVSVYPVPA from the coding sequence ATGGCGCACAAGAAGGGCATGGGGTCGTCCCGCAACGGGCGGGACAGCAGGAGCAAGCGGCTCGGGATCAAGGCCTTCGCCGGCGAGCGGGTGCAGCCCGGCAGCGTGCTGGTCCGGCAGCGCGGCACGAAGGTGCGCCCCGGACTCAACGTGGGCATCGGCCGCGATCACACCCTGTTTGCCCTCGTGGCCGGCACGGTGGCCTTCGAACGCCGCGGTCGCGACGGCCGCCAGGTCAGCGTCTACCCGGTGCCGGCGTAA
- the obgE gene encoding GTPase ObgE: MFIDRAVIHVKGGDGGRGAVSFRREKSLPKGGPDGGDGGQGGDVVLVADEGLSTLLDFQYRRHYRAERGAHGEGGNRHGRRGSSLIVPVPAGTVVRDARTREVLADLVRHGQRVVVARGGRGGRGNARFATSTRRAPRRAEPGEPGEERDVELELKLIADVGLVGFPNTGKSTLLARVSAARPKIADYPFTTTEPCLGVVAVPDGRSFVLADIPGLIAGAHQGLGLGHTFLRHIARTKVLIHLVDLAAPERDPVGDIEIINRELRLYDPALGERPMLYALNKVDLPGARERAVQVSAVLEARGCRLFVISAATGEGVDLLMSAAADLLARRGEGAAPLATAQDGDSGRTQEDGEIERMRGAGTVTGAGTA, from the coding sequence ATGTTCATCGATCGTGCGGTGATCCACGTGAAAGGCGGCGACGGCGGGCGCGGCGCGGTGAGCTTCCGGCGGGAGAAGTCCCTCCCCAAGGGCGGGCCGGACGGGGGCGACGGCGGCCAGGGCGGCGATGTGGTGCTGGTGGCCGACGAGGGGCTGTCCACGCTGCTCGACTTCCAGTACCGGCGACACTACCGCGCCGAACGCGGGGCCCACGGAGAGGGGGGCAACCGTCACGGACGCCGGGGAAGCTCGCTGATCGTTCCGGTCCCCGCGGGCACCGTGGTCCGTGACGCCCGGACCCGGGAGGTCCTGGCCGATCTCGTCCGGCACGGGCAGCGGGTCGTCGTGGCGCGGGGAGGCCGCGGGGGACGGGGGAACGCCCGGTTCGCCACGTCCACGCGCCGCGCGCCGCGTCGGGCCGAACCGGGAGAGCCCGGGGAGGAGCGGGACGTCGAGCTGGAACTGAAGCTCATCGCCGATGTGGGACTGGTCGGGTTCCCCAACACGGGCAAGTCGACGCTGCTGGCCCGGGTCTCCGCGGCGCGCCCGAAGATCGCCGACTACCCCTTCACGACGACGGAGCCGTGCCTCGGCGTCGTGGCCGTTCCCGACGGCCGGAGTTTCGTGCTGGCCGACATCCCGGGACTGATCGCCGGCGCGCATCAGGGGCTGGGACTGGGCCACACCTTTCTCCGCCACATCGCCCGGACCAAAGTGTTGATTCACCTCGTCGATCTTGCCGCGCCCGAGCGCGATCCGGTGGGCGATATCGAGATCATCAACCGGGAACTCCGCCTCTACGATCCGGCGCTGGGGGAGCGCCCGATGCTGTACGCGCTGAACAAGGTCGATCTCCCCGGAGCCCGGGAGCGGGCGGTCCAGGTTTCGGCGGTTCTGGAAGCGAGAGGCTGCCGTCTCTTCGTGATCTCCGCCGCCACGGGGGAGGGCGTCGATCTCCTGATGTCGGCGGCCGCCGACCTGCTGGCCCGCAGAGGCGAGGGGGCCGCCCCGCTGGCGACCGCGCAGGACGGGGACAGCGGGAGGACGCAGGAGGACGGCGAGATAGAGAGGATGAGGGGCGCAGGCACGGTGACAGGCGCAGGGACGGCCTAG
- the nadD gene encoding nicotinate-nucleotide adenylyltransferase — protein MARIGIMGGTFDPIHYGHLVTAEEARFQFALDHVYFVPNRYPPHKSLDHVTDPEHRFRMTQLAVQSNPRFSVSRIEIDRPGPSYTIDTLLALRREYAAGDLFYITGADAILQIVRGEWQRAAELLELCQFIAASRPGFPIGVDDLRRYNVTGRVLENLHVMEIPALAISSTDIRARVAAGRPIRYLVPDAVAAYIAEHGLYRRPGTPLP, from the coding sequence GTGGCGCGCATCGGCATCATGGGCGGGACGTTCGACCCGATCCACTACGGCCATCTGGTCACGGCCGAGGAAGCCCGCTTCCAGTTCGCTCTGGATCACGTGTACTTCGTGCCAAACCGCTATCCGCCCCACAAGTCGCTGGATCACGTCACCGATCCCGAGCACCGGTTTCGGATGACCCAGCTGGCCGTGCAGAGCAACCCGCGGTTCTCCGTCTCGCGGATCGAAATCGACCGGCCGGGTCCCTCCTACACCATCGACACGCTGCTCGCCCTGCGCAGGGAGTATGCCGCGGGGGACCTGTTCTACATCACCGGCGCGGATGCCATCCTCCAGATCGTCCGCGGGGAGTGGCAGCGCGCGGCCGAACTGCTGGAGCTGTGCCAGTTCATCGCCGCCAGCCGGCCCGGCTTTCCCATCGGCGTGGACGACCTGCGCCGGTACAATGTGACGGGACGGGTGCTGGAGAACCTGCACGTCATGGAGATCCCGGCCCTGGCCATCTCCTCCACCGATATCCGGGCCCGTGTCGCCGCAGGTCGCCCTATTCGCTATCTGGTGCCCGATGCGGTCGCCGCGTACATTGCCGAGCACGGGCTGTACCGGCGCCCTGGGACGCCGTTACCGTGA
- the rsfS gene encoding ribosome silencing factor, translating to MPVGRTGRGLSGRRRGGSAATMKAARQLALAAAAAMDAKKASDVVILDLRAHTLVADYFVIGSAETTVQLRAVTEAVEEALAEAGAILLGREGHARARWILLDFGPVVVHIFGPEARRLYNLERLWADSPIVER from the coding sequence GTGCCGGTCGGTCGGACGGGTCGGGGCCTGTCGGGACGGCGGCGCGGCGGGAGTGCGGCGACCATGAAGGCGGCGCGGCAGCTGGCCCTGGCCGCCGCTGCGGCGATGGACGCCAAGAAGGCCTCGGACGTGGTGATCCTGGATCTGCGGGCGCATACGTTGGTGGCCGACTACTTCGTGATCGGGTCGGCCGAGACCACGGTGCAGCTCCGCGCCGTGACCGAGGCCGTGGAGGAGGCACTCGCCGAGGCGGGGGCGATCCTCCTCGGACGCGAAGGACACGCCCGCGCGCGGTGGATTCTCCTGGACTTCGGCCCGGTCGTCGTGCACATCTTCGGCCCGGAGGCCCGGCGGCTGTACAACCTGGAGCGGTTGTGGGCCGACTCGCCGATCGTCGAGCGCTAG